In Erwinia sp. SLM-02, one genomic interval encodes:
- the cysD gene encoding sulfate adenylyltransferase subunit CysD, giving the protein MDQKRLTHLRQLEAESIHIIREVAAEFANPVMMYSIGKDSSVMLHLARKAFYPGTLPFPLLHVDTGWKFREMYEFRDRTVKNIGAELLVHRNPEGVAMGISPFVHGSAKHTDIMKTEGLKQALNKYGFDAAFGGARRDEEKSRAKERIYSFRDRFHRWDPKNQRPELWHNYNGQINKGESIRVFPLSNWTELDIWQYIFLENIEIVPLYLAAERPVLERDGMLMMIDDERINLQPGEKIEQRMVRFRTLGCWPLTGAVESEAQTLPEIIEEMLVSTTSERQGRVIDRDQSGSMELKKRQGYF; this is encoded by the coding sequence ATGGATCAAAAACGTCTGACTCATCTGCGTCAACTGGAGGCGGAGAGTATCCATATCATCCGCGAAGTGGCGGCAGAGTTCGCCAATCCGGTGATGATGTACTCCATCGGTAAAGACTCATCGGTGATGCTGCACCTGGCGCGTAAAGCCTTCTACCCGGGAACCCTGCCGTTCCCGCTGCTGCATGTTGATACCGGCTGGAAATTCCGTGAAATGTACGAATTCCGCGATCGCACGGTCAAAAACATCGGTGCCGAGCTGCTGGTTCACCGTAACCCGGAAGGCGTGGCGATGGGCATCAGCCCGTTTGTCCACGGCAGCGCCAAGCATACCGATATCATGAAAACCGAAGGGCTGAAGCAGGCGCTGAACAAATACGGTTTTGATGCGGCCTTCGGCGGCGCGCGTCGCGATGAGGAGAAATCCCGCGCGAAAGAGCGTATCTACTCCTTCCGCGACCGTTTCCACCGCTGGGATCCGAAAAACCAGCGCCCGGAGCTGTGGCACAACTATAACGGCCAGATTAACAAAGGCGAAAGCATCCGCGTTTTCCCGCTATCTAACTGGACCGAGCTGGATATCTGGCAGTATATCTTCCTGGAAAATATTGAAATTGTTCCGCTTTACCTGGCCGCTGAGCGCCCGGTGCTGGAGCGTGACGGCATGCTGATGATGATCGACGACGAGCGCATTAACCTGCAGCCCGGCGAGAAAATCGAGCAGCGCATGGTGCGTTTCCGTACCCTGGGCTGTTGGCCGCTGACCGGCGCGGTGGAATCTGAAGCGCAGACCCTGCCGGAAATTATCGAAGAGATGCTGGTTTCCACGACCAGCGAGCGTCAGGGGCGGGTGATTGACCGCGATCAGTCAGGCTCCATGGAGCTGAAGAAACGCCAGGGTTATTTCTAA
- the cysG gene encoding siroheme synthase CysG, protein MDYLPLFADIRHKPVLVVGGGDVAARKIELLRRAGARVLVVSRELCEELAELETQGEIEWLAKAYDAAQLDRVFFVIAATDDGDLNGQVFQDATDRFLLANVVDDQPKCSFIFPSIVDRSPLVVAISSGGTAPVLARLLREKIETLLPATLGQMAEIAGQWRGKVKARFSKMSDRRRFWEKAFNGLFASQVGSGNVDGARRTLDKQLDEPEAAQGEIILVGAGPGDSGLLTLRGLQVMQLADVVLYDYLVSDEILDLVRRDADRICVGKRANAHSVPQEETNRLLVELAKQGKRVVRLKGGDPFIFGRGGEELQAAVEAGIPFQVVPGVTAAAGATAYAGIPLTHRDHAQSVLFVTGQCRADSSGTDWPSLARARQTLAIYMGSANAGDIASQLIAHGRDPKTPAAVIGRGTRQDQKVLTGTLDQLDELARNAPTPALLVIGEVVNLHQQLAWYQHSAQQDGRESAVVNLA, encoded by the coding sequence GTGGATTATCTTCCTCTATTTGCAGATATCAGACACAAACCGGTGCTGGTAGTGGGCGGCGGCGATGTGGCTGCGCGCAAAATCGAACTGCTGCGGCGCGCCGGTGCGCGGGTACTGGTGGTATCACGCGAACTCTGCGAAGAGCTGGCCGAACTGGAAACCCAGGGCGAAATTGAATGGCTGGCGAAGGCCTATGATGCCGCTCAGCTCGATCGCGTATTTTTTGTGATTGCCGCCACCGACGATGGCGACCTCAACGGCCAGGTGTTCCAGGACGCCACCGATCGTTTCCTGCTGGCCAACGTCGTGGATGACCAGCCGAAATGCTCCTTTATTTTCCCTTCCATCGTCGATCGCTCGCCGCTGGTGGTGGCCATTTCATCCGGGGGAACCGCACCGGTACTGGCGCGCCTGCTGCGTGAAAAAATTGAAACCCTGCTGCCCGCCACGCTGGGCCAGATGGCAGAAATTGCCGGTCAGTGGCGCGGTAAGGTTAAAGCCCGCTTCAGCAAAATGTCCGACCGCCGCCGATTCTGGGAAAAAGCCTTTAACGGGCTGTTTGCCAGCCAGGTGGGGTCCGGCAACGTGGACGGCGCTCGCCGCACGCTGGATAAGCAGCTGGATGAACCGGAAGCCGCGCAGGGAGAGATTATCCTTGTCGGCGCCGGTCCGGGCGACAGCGGTCTGCTGACGCTACGCGGGCTGCAGGTAATGCAGCTTGCCGACGTGGTGCTGTATGACTATCTGGTCAGCGATGAAATTCTGGATTTAGTCCGCCGCGATGCCGACCGCATCTGCGTCGGTAAACGTGCCAACGCCCACAGCGTGCCGCAGGAAGAAACCAACCGCCTGCTGGTTGAGCTGGCCAAACAGGGTAAACGCGTGGTGCGCCTGAAGGGCGGCGATCCGTTTATCTTTGGTCGCGGGGGCGAAGAGCTTCAGGCGGCGGTGGAAGCGGGTATCCCGTTCCAGGTGGTACCGGGCGTTACTGCCGCCGCGGGCGCAACCGCCTATGCCGGCATCCCGCTGACCCATCGCGATCATGCCCAGAGCGTGCTGTTTGTCACCGGCCAGTGCCGCGCCGACAGCAGCGGCACCGACTGGCCGTCGCTGGCGCGTGCACGGCAGACCCTGGCAATTTATATGGGATCGGCAAACGCCGGCGACATCGCCAGCCAGCTTATCGCCCACGGGCGCGATCCGAAAACCCCGGCGGCGGTGATTGGCCGCGGCACCCGTCAGGATCAAAAGGTGCTGACCGGCACGCTGGACCAGCTCGACGAACTGGCACGCAACGCCCCAACTCCGGCGCTGTTAGTGATTGGCGAAGTGGTCAATCTGCATCAGCAGCTGGCGTGGTATCAACATTCTGCGCAGCAGGACGGACGCGAGTCCGCCGTTGTGAATTTGGCTTGA
- a CDS encoding aminopeptidase, translating into MFTLLRLGALAALIGCGISLPAGASAGKVGSIAEQQLRHIATYFPGRMAGSPAEMLTADYLQQQFSQLGYKSDTRRFNTRYPWHHQDGEDTWRNINATSVIAAREGDVPQQILILAHSDSTSPQSDADVQKNLGGLTAQAADNNASGLGVMLELAERLSKEHLHYSLRFVALSGEEIGQRGSEDYLARMKPEEKQNTLLVINLNSLIVGNHLTFSSGNNTPQAVMRQTRDRALTLARRSGIQAVGKKEQNANGSPFDRAGFPLMTVGTSDGPASKVPAVLKQHFPAGLRNQAQRDNLAYIDRWLPGRITSRTHSTVAVLLPLIRELANP; encoded by the coding sequence ATGTTCACCTTACTGCGTCTGGGGGCGCTGGCAGCGTTAATCGGCTGCGGGATAAGCCTGCCGGCTGGCGCATCAGCGGGAAAAGTGGGCAGCATTGCCGAGCAGCAGCTGCGCCATATTGCCACTTATTTTCCCGGACGCATGGCGGGCAGCCCGGCGGAGATGCTGACCGCGGACTATCTGCAGCAGCAGTTCAGCCAGCTGGGCTATAAAAGCGATACACGCCGTTTTAACACCCGCTATCCCTGGCATCATCAGGACGGCGAAGACACGTGGCGCAATATCAATGCGACCTCGGTGATCGCCGCGCGCGAAGGCGATGTCCCACAGCAGATCCTGATTCTCGCCCACAGCGACAGCACATCGCCGCAGAGCGATGCCGACGTGCAGAAAAACCTCGGCGGGCTGACCGCTCAGGCGGCGGACAATAACGCCTCCGGCCTCGGGGTAATGCTGGAACTGGCGGAGCGCCTGAGCAAGGAACACCTGCACTACAGTCTGCGCTTTGTCGCGCTCAGCGGGGAAGAGATCGGCCAGCGGGGCAGCGAAGATTACCTGGCGCGAATGAAGCCGGAGGAGAAACAAAATACCCTGCTGGTGATTAACCTCAACAGCCTGATCGTTGGCAACCATCTGACCTTCAGCAGCGGGAATAACACGCCACAGGCGGTGATGCGCCAGACCCGCGACCGGGCGCTGACGCTGGCCAGACGCAGCGGGATTCAGGCCGTGGGTAAAAAAGAGCAGAATGCGAACGGCAGCCCCTTCGACCGCGCCGGATTCCCGCTGATGACGGTCGGCACCAGCGACGGCCCGGCAAGCAAAGTGCCCGCCGTGCTGAAACAGCATTTTCCCGCCGGGCTACGCAATCAGGCCCAACGTGATAATCTGGCCTACATCGACCGCTGGCTTCCGGGCCGCATCACCAGCCGAACCCACAGTACCGTGGCCGTGCTGCTGCCGCTGATCCGCGAGCTGGCCAATCCCTGA
- a CDS encoding YciI family protein — MYIVFLSYTRPMQDVEAVLEPHVAWINRYFAEGIFISAGRKDPRTGGMIMVKDIDRARLDAILAEDPFQAVASYEVTKVNITRSAEEFAGLTGI; from the coding sequence ATGTATATTGTTTTTCTCAGCTACACCCGCCCGATGCAAGACGTTGAAGCCGTACTGGAGCCGCACGTCGCGTGGATTAACCGTTACTTTGCTGAAGGGATATTTATCAGCGCCGGGCGCAAAGATCCGCGTACCGGTGGGATGATCATGGTGAAGGATATCGATCGGGCGCGGCTGGATGCCATTCTGGCGGAAGATCCCTTCCAGGCCGTGGCCAGCTATGAAGTAACGAAAGTGAACATCACCCGCTCGGCGGAAGAATTTGCCGGGCTGACCGGGATCTGA
- a CDS encoding phosphoadenylyl-sulfate reductase: MAGLDLSELNALPKVERVMALAEINNRLDKLSAEDRVIWGLENLPGEAVLTSSFGIQAAVSLHLVTRQKPDIPVILTDTGYLFPETYQFIDKLTEQLDLNLKVFRAEHSAAWQEARYGKLWEQGVEGIERYNQINKVEPMNRALESLNAQTWFAGLRRDQSGSRAHLPVLAIKKGVFKLLPIIDWDNRQVYQYLQQNGLDYHPLWEQGYLSVGDTHTTRKWEPGMAEEETRFFGLKRECGLHE; encoded by the coding sequence ATGGCGGGACTCGATCTCTCTGAACTGAATGCACTACCGAAGGTGGAGCGCGTAATGGCGCTCGCCGAGATCAATAACCGGCTGGATAAACTGTCAGCCGAAGATCGGGTGATCTGGGGGCTGGAGAATTTGCCGGGCGAAGCGGTGCTGACCTCAAGCTTTGGCATTCAGGCGGCGGTGAGCCTGCATCTGGTCACCCGGCAGAAGCCGGATATTCCGGTGATCCTGACCGATACCGGCTACCTGTTTCCGGAAACCTATCAGTTTATTGATAAGCTGACGGAGCAGCTGGATCTCAATCTTAAAGTCTTTCGCGCCGAACACAGCGCGGCCTGGCAGGAAGCACGCTACGGCAAGCTGTGGGAGCAGGGCGTGGAGGGGATTGAACGCTACAACCAGATCAACAAGGTTGAGCCGATGAACCGTGCGCTGGAAAGCCTGAACGCACAGACGTGGTTTGCCGGTCTGCGCCGCGATCAGTCCGGCAGCCGGGCGCATCTGCCGGTGCTGGCGATCAAGAAAGGCGTATTTAAACTGCTGCCGATTATTGACTGGGATAACCGCCAGGTCTATCAGTACCTGCAGCAGAACGGTCTTGATTACCACCCGCTGTGGGAGCAGGGCTATCTCTCCGTTGGCGACACCCACACCACCCGTAAATGGGAACCGGGTATGGCTGAGGAAGAGACGCGCTTCTTTGGTCTGAAGCGCGAGTGCGGCCTGCACGAGTGA
- the cysI gene encoding assimilatory sulfite reductase (NADPH) hemoprotein subunit, producing MSNERYPGPLVVEGKLVDAERMKKQSNFLRGSIAADLNDGLTGGFNGDNFLMIRFHGMYQQDDRDIRAERVEQKLDARHAMMLRCRLPGGIMTPQQWLAIDKFATNNTIYGSIRLTNRQTFQFHGILKGNVKPAHQMLHEVGLDALATANDVNRNVLCSSNPIESELHQEAYEWAKKLSEHLLPQTRAYAEIWLDQEKVATTDVEPILGETYLPRKFKTTVVVPPHNDVDLHANDLNFIAIAENGRLIGFNLLVGGGLSIDHGNKATYARTASEFGYFPVEKILDVAAAVVTTQRDWGNRTDRKNAKTKYTLERVGPDVFKAEVERRAGVTFEPIRPYEFTTRGDRFGWVKGIDNKWHLTLFVENGRLLDYPGRPLKTGLVEIAKIHQGDFRLTANQNLIVAGVPESDKEKIEQIAKQHGLMENVSHQRENSMACVAFPTCPLAMAEAERFLPEFVTRVEGIMTGHGVGDEHIVLRVTGCPNGCGRALLAEIGLVGKAPGRYNLHLGGNRMGTRIPRMYRENINETEILATLDELIGRWSKERQADEGFGDFTIRTGIVRPVLDPARDFWE from the coding sequence ATGAGCAATGAAAGATACCCGGGTCCGCTGGTCGTCGAAGGTAAACTGGTCGACGCCGAGCGGATGAAAAAACAGAGCAACTTCCTGCGCGGGAGTATTGCTGCTGACCTGAACGACGGCCTGACCGGCGGCTTTAACGGCGACAACTTCCTGATGATCCGTTTTCACGGGATGTATCAGCAGGATGACCGCGATATTCGTGCCGAACGCGTCGAGCAGAAGCTGGACGCGCGCCATGCGATGATGCTGCGCTGCCGTCTGCCGGGCGGCATCATGACGCCGCAGCAGTGGCTGGCCATTGATAAATTCGCCACGAACAACACCATTTATGGCAGCATTCGTCTGACTAACCGCCAGACTTTCCAGTTCCACGGTATTCTGAAGGGCAACGTTAAACCGGCCCACCAGATGCTGCATGAAGTGGGTCTGGACGCGCTGGCCACCGCTAATGACGTGAACCGTAACGTGCTGTGCAGCTCTAACCCGATAGAGTCTGAACTGCATCAGGAAGCGTACGAATGGGCGAAGAAGCTCTCCGAGCACCTGCTGCCGCAGACTCGCGCCTATGCGGAAATCTGGCTGGATCAGGAGAAGGTGGCTACCACCGACGTTGAGCCGATCCTGGGTGAAACCTACCTGCCGCGTAAGTTTAAAACCACCGTGGTCGTGCCGCCGCACAATGACGTGGATCTACACGCCAACGATCTGAACTTCATCGCGATTGCTGAAAACGGCAGGCTGATTGGCTTTAACCTGCTGGTGGGTGGCGGCCTGTCCATCGACCACGGTAACAAAGCCACCTATGCGCGTACCGCCAGCGAGTTTGGCTATTTCCCGGTGGAAAAAATCCTTGATGTCGCGGCAGCGGTCGTGACGACCCAGCGCGACTGGGGCAACCGCACCGACCGTAAAAACGCCAAAACGAAATATACGCTGGAGCGCGTGGGGCCGGACGTCTTTAAAGCCGAGGTTGAACGCCGCGCCGGCGTCACCTTCGAGCCGATCCGCCCGTATGAATTTACCACCCGTGGCGATCGCTTCGGCTGGGTAAAAGGCATTGATAACAAATGGCACCTCACGCTGTTTGTGGAAAACGGCCGCCTGCTTGATTACCCGGGCCGCCCGTTGAAGACCGGCCTGGTGGAGATCGCGAAGATCCATCAGGGCGACTTCCGCTTGACCGCCAACCAGAACCTGATTGTGGCCGGCGTGCCGGAATCGGATAAAGAGAAAATTGAGCAGATTGCGAAGCAGCACGGCCTGATGGAAAACGTCAGCCACCAGCGCGAAAACTCCATGGCCTGCGTGGCGTTCCCGACCTGCCCGCTGGCGATGGCGGAGGCCGAGCGCTTCCTGCCGGAGTTTGTCACGCGAGTGGAAGGCATCATGACCGGGCACGGAGTCGGCGACGAGCATATCGTGCTGCGCGTCACCGGCTGCCCGAACGGCTGTGGTCGTGCGCTGCTGGCCGAGATTGGCCTGGTGGGTAAGGCGCCCGGACGTTACAACCTGCATCTGGGCGGTAACCGTATGGGAACCCGTATCCCGCGCATGTATCGTGAGAACATCAATGAAACGGAGATCCTGGCGACGCTGGATGAGCTGATCGGCCGCTGGTCGAAAGAACGTCAGGCGGACGAAGGCTTCGGTGACTTTACGATCCGTACCGGCATCGTCAGACCGGTGCTCGATCCGGCCCGTGATTTCTGGGAATGA
- the cysJ gene encoding NADPH-dependent assimilatory sulfite reductase flavoprotein subunit — MTTQAPSNMLPLNPDQLARLQAATGDYTPTQLAWLSGYFWGMVNQAPGAVVAAAQAQVEVPSITILSASQTGNARRLSEQLRDDLIAAKLNVNLVNAGDYKFKQIAQEKLLVVVTSTQGEGEPPEEGVALHKFLMSKKAPKMDASAFAVFGLGDTSYEFFSQAGKDFDNRLAELGAARLLDRVDADVEYAAAAEAWRKQLVEILQARVPKEAPAAAAVTASGSVNEIHSSPYTKEAPLTASFAVNQKVTGRDSDKDVRHIEIDLGESGLRYQPGDALGVWFENDPALVKELLELLWLKGDEPVSVHGETLPLAQALQKHYELTVNTPQIVEQYAKLSHNEALLAQIADKASLQQYAQNTPIVDMARFAPTELNAEQLTGLLRPLTPRLYSIASSQAENETEVHITVGVVRYEIEGRARAGGASSYLGDRLAEDDEIRVFIEHNDNFRLPANPETPVIMIGPGTGIAPFRAFMQQRDNDGAGGKNWLFFGNPHFTEDFLYQVEWQRYVKDGLLTNIDLAWSRDQKHKIYVQDKIRAKGAEVWSWIQEGAHIYVCGDANRMAKDVEQALLEVVAEYGGMDIETADEFLSELRIERRYQRDVY; from the coding sequence ATGACGACTCAGGCACCTTCAAATATGCTTCCGCTGAATCCCGACCAGCTTGCCCGCTTACAGGCAGCGACCGGGGATTATACCCCTACCCAGCTTGCGTGGCTGTCTGGTTATTTCTGGGGCATGGTTAACCAGGCTCCCGGTGCCGTTGTGGCTGCCGCACAGGCTCAGGTTGAGGTGCCGTCCATCACTATTCTTTCCGCCTCGCAGACCGGTAACGCTCGCCGCCTGTCAGAACAGCTGCGCGATGACCTTATTGCCGCGAAGCTTAACGTCAACCTGGTGAATGCCGGTGACTATAAGTTCAAGCAGATTGCGCAGGAGAAACTGCTGGTGGTGGTCACCTCCACGCAGGGTGAGGGTGAACCGCCGGAAGAGGGCGTGGCGCTGCATAAATTCCTGATGTCGAAGAAAGCGCCTAAAATGGACGCCAGCGCCTTTGCGGTGTTTGGCCTTGGCGATACCTCTTATGAATTCTTCAGCCAGGCGGGGAAAGATTTCGATAACCGGCTGGCCGAGCTGGGTGCTGCGCGCCTGCTGGATCGCGTTGATGCCGATGTTGAGTACGCCGCGGCGGCGGAAGCCTGGCGTAAACAGCTGGTAGAAATCTTACAGGCGCGCGTGCCGAAAGAAGCCCCTGCCGCTGCGGCGGTCACGGCGTCCGGCAGCGTTAATGAGATCCATAGCAGTCCTTACACCAAAGAAGCCCCGCTGACCGCCAGCTTCGCGGTCAATCAGAAAGTCACCGGCCGCGATTCCGATAAAGACGTGCGCCATATCGAGATCGATTTGGGTGAGTCAGGATTGCGCTATCAGCCCGGTGATGCGCTGGGCGTGTGGTTTGAGAACGACCCCGCGCTGGTGAAAGAGCTGCTTGAGCTGCTGTGGCTGAAGGGCGATGAGCCGGTCAGCGTGCACGGTGAAACCCTGCCGCTGGCCCAGGCGCTGCAAAAACACTATGAGCTGACGGTGAATACGCCGCAGATCGTCGAGCAGTATGCCAAACTTTCCCATAATGAAGCGCTGCTGGCGCAGATCGCCGACAAAGCCAGCCTGCAACAGTATGCGCAGAATACGCCAATCGTTGATATGGCCCGCTTCGCGCCGACAGAGCTGAACGCTGAACAGCTGACCGGGCTGCTGCGCCCGCTGACGCCACGCCTCTATTCGATCGCCTCTTCTCAGGCTGAGAACGAAACGGAAGTGCATATTACCGTTGGCGTGGTGCGCTATGAAATTGAAGGCCGCGCCCGTGCCGGTGGTGCCTCCAGCTATCTGGGCGATCGCCTGGCGGAAGACGATGAAATCCGCGTGTTTATCGAGCACAACGACAATTTCCGCCTGCCTGCCAATCCGGAAACCCCGGTAATCATGATCGGCCCGGGCACCGGTATTGCGCCGTTCCGCGCCTTTATGCAGCAGCGCGATAATGACGGCGCGGGCGGCAAAAACTGGCTGTTCTTCGGTAATCCGCACTTCACCGAAGACTTCCTGTATCAGGTGGAGTGGCAGCGCTACGTCAAAGACGGCCTGCTGACCAATATTGATTTAGCCTGGTCTCGTGACCAGAAACATAAAATATACGTACAAGATAAGATCCGCGCGAAAGGGGCGGAAGTGTGGAGCTGGATTCAGGAAGGCGCACACATTTATGTCTGCGGCGATGCCAATCGCATGGCTAAAGACGTTGAGCAAGCATTACTGGAAGTGGTGGCCGAATACGGTGGCATGGACATCGAAACGGCAGATGAATTTTTAAGTGAGCTGCGCATTGAGCGCCGTTATCAGCGAGATGTGTACTAA
- the queD gene encoding 6-carboxytetrahydropterin synthase QueD, giving the protein MATTLFKDFQFEAAHHLPNVPAGHKCGRLHGHSFMVRLEITGEVDTHTGWVMDFSEIKAAFKPVYDRLDHYYLNDIPGLENPTSEVLAAWIWQEMKPVLPLLSAVMVKETCTAGCVYRG; this is encoded by the coding sequence ATGGCGACCACGCTGTTTAAAGATTTTCAATTCGAAGCCGCTCACCATCTGCCGAATGTCCCTGCCGGGCATAAATGCGGCCGACTGCACGGGCACTCTTTTATGGTGCGCCTGGAGATCACCGGTGAGGTGGATACACATACCGGCTGGGTAATGGACTTTTCCGAGATCAAAGCGGCATTTAAGCCGGTTTACGATCGTCTGGATCACTACTACCTGAACGACATTCCGGGCCTCGAAAATCCTACCAGTGAAGTGCTGGCGGCCTGGATCTGGCAGGAGATGAAACCGGTACTGCCGCTGCTGAGCGCGGTCATGGTCAAAGAAACCTGCACCGCCGGCTGCGTGTATCGCGGCTAA
- a CDS encoding amino acid ABC transporter permease — translation MPAWLNLAIDSFWPMLYAGLTFTIPLTLISFILGLSLGFIVALVRLYGPEPLKKVVRFYVWLIRGTPLLVQLFLIFYALPSAGITLDAFPAAIIGFTLNIGAYTSEVIRATLLSVPKGQWEAAHSIGMSWAQALRRVIIPQAARIAVPPLSNTFISLVKDTSLASVITVPELFLAAQRIAAVTYQPLILYTEAAIVYLIISSVLSSLQTRLEKKLENTGAVKGNENDNAVRH, via the coding sequence GTGCCCGCATGGCTTAATTTAGCAATCGATTCATTCTGGCCCATGCTGTATGCCGGGCTGACCTTTACCATTCCGTTAACGCTGATTTCATTTATTCTGGGCTTATCCCTGGGCTTTATTGTCGCGCTGGTGCGTTTATATGGGCCGGAGCCGTTAAAGAAGGTTGTCCGTTTTTACGTCTGGCTTATTCGCGGTACGCCGCTGCTGGTGCAGCTGTTTCTTATTTTCTATGCCCTGCCCAGCGCCGGTATTACGCTGGATGCTTTTCCGGCGGCGATAATTGGTTTTACGCTGAATATCGGTGCCTATACATCAGAGGTCATTCGCGCCACCCTGCTGTCCGTGCCGAAAGGCCAGTGGGAAGCCGCACACTCCATCGGTATGAGCTGGGCGCAGGCGCTGCGTCGGGTGATTATTCCCCAGGCGGCACGTATTGCCGTGCCACCGCTGTCGAATACGTTTATTTCACTGGTTAAGGATACCTCGCTGGCATCGGTGATTACCGTTCCCGAGCTGTTCCTTGCCGCGCAGCGTATTGCTGCCGTGACCTATCAGCCGTTGATATTATATACCGAGGCGGCGATCGTTTATTTAATTATCAGTTCGGTGCTCTCTTCTCTACAGACCCGTCTGGAGAAAAAGCTGGAAAATACAGGCGCAGTGAAGGGGAATGAAAATGATAACGCTGTCCGGCATTGA
- a CDS encoding amino acid ABC transporter ATP-binding protein, with amino-acid sequence MITLSGIEKRFDDNPVLKNINLTIKEGSVTALIGPSGSGKSTLLRCVNLLEVPQAGELTLGKEKIVFNGSGRAGRKDVYRICQQTGMVFQNFQLFPHLRVIENITEGLITVHKQPVRQARERAEELLAKVGLLHKRDAWPANLSGGQQQRVAIARALAPSPKVLLCDEPTSALDPELSLEVVAVLRQLAKEGMTMLMATHDLRLAANIAQQVVFLEAGEIVETGTSQDIFTRAQKSRTKAFISTLTETLPDSWEI; translated from the coding sequence ATGATAACGCTGTCCGGCATTGAAAAAAGATTCGACGATAACCCCGTATTAAAAAATATTAACCTGACGATTAAAGAAGGCAGCGTAACGGCATTAATTGGCCCGTCGGGCAGCGGGAAAAGCACCCTGCTGCGCTGCGTAAATCTACTGGAGGTTCCGCAGGCCGGAGAATTAACGCTCGGAAAAGAAAAAATAGTGTTTAACGGCAGCGGGCGTGCCGGCAGAAAAGATGTTTATCGCATCTGCCAGCAGACCGGCATGGTGTTTCAAAACTTCCAGCTGTTCCCGCATCTGCGGGTGATTGAAAACATTACCGAAGGGCTGATCACCGTGCATAAGCAGCCGGTCAGACAGGCGCGCGAGCGCGCCGAAGAGCTGCTTGCCAAAGTGGGGCTGCTGCACAAGCGCGACGCCTGGCCGGCCAATCTTTCCGGCGGCCAGCAGCAGCGCGTGGCGATTGCCCGGGCGCTGGCCCCCTCGCCGAAGGTACTGCTGTGCGATGAACCAACGTCCGCGCTGGACCCCGAGCTGTCGCTTGAGGTGGTGGCGGTTTTACGGCAGCTGGCAAAAGAAGGAATGACCATGCTGATGGCCACTCATGATCTGCGGCTGGCGGCCAACATTGCGCAGCAGGTGGTATTCCTGGAAGCGGGCGAAATCGTCGAGACCGGCACCTCACAGGACATTTTTACCCGGGCACAAAAATCCCGGACCAAAGCGTTTATCTCTACCCTGACCGAAACCCTGCCCGATTCCTGGGAAATTTGA
- a CDS encoding amino acid ABC transporter substrate-binding protein yields MKTIATLLLAGMVQLGFSGAALAETDLAKIQSAGVFKIGTEGTYPPFTFHDASGALTGFDVDIGREVAKRLKVKAEFVEGKWDGLIAGLDAKRYEAVINQVSITPERQAKYDFSAPYLSSKAALIVRDDNKTIKSFEDLKGKKSAHTLTSNYAQLARSYGADIVATDGFNQSVDLVAQGRADATINDNLSFLDFKKHKPDAPVKIVASRSDAEQVGILIEKGNPQLKEAIDKALADIKSDGTWQRISVKYFGTDVSK; encoded by the coding sequence ATGAAAACTATTGCAACGCTGCTGCTGGCAGGCATGGTACAACTCGGCTTCTCCGGCGCGGCGCTGGCGGAAACCGATCTGGCAAAAATCCAGTCGGCGGGCGTATTTAAAATCGGCACCGAAGGCACCTATCCTCCGTTTACCTTCCACGACGCTTCCGGCGCGTTAACCGGCTTCGACGTTGATATTGGCCGCGAAGTGGCTAAGCGCCTGAAGGTGAAGGCCGAATTTGTTGAGGGGAAATGGGACGGCCTGATCGCCGGCCTGGATGCCAAACGCTATGAAGCAGTGATTAACCAGGTGTCGATCACCCCGGAGCGCCAGGCAAAATATGATTTCTCAGCGCCTTACCTCTCTTCGAAAGCGGCGCTGATTGTGCGCGATGACAATAAAACGATCAAAAGTTTCGAGGACCTGAAAGGGAAAAAATCGGCGCACACCTTAACCAGTAACTATGCCCAGCTGGCGCGCAGCTACGGTGCTGACATCGTCGCCACCGACGGCTTTAACCAGTCGGTTGATCTGGTGGCCCAGGGCCGCGCAGATGCCACGATCAACGATAACCTGTCGTTCCTCGATTTCAAAAAGCACAAGCCCGATGCGCCGGTGAAAATCGTCGCCAGCCGTTCCGATGCCGAGCAGGTAGGCATTCTGATTGAGAAAGGTAACCCGCAGCTGAAAGAGGCGATTGATAAGGCACTGGCCGATATCAAGAGCGACGGCACCTGGCAGCGTATTTCAGTGAAATACTTCGGGACTGACGTGTCCAAATAA